The proteins below are encoded in one region of Sporosarcina sp. FSL K6-1508:
- a CDS encoding glucose-6-phosphate isomerase, giving the protein MKTFFLETSLLQEYISSDEMDSYRQRVELIHTHLQHSEENESELLGWHHYPLNDQDELLQSIEDIATEIKLNAEVLVVIGVGGSFLGAKAVQDALSPYFGSKENGIEVVYVGQNMSGAYIKQLVNYLDGKSVYVNVISKSGSTMEPALAFRVLRNYMEERYGFDAKQRIIATTDASKGILKELANEEGYRTFVINNDIGGRYSILTPVGLLPIAVSGNDITSLLAGAKAAAQDLQESSLDKNSAYQYAVIRQILHKKGYDIELLASFEPALKCFHEWWKQLFGESEGKEKKGIFPASVTFSTDLHSIGQYIQDGQRILFETLLHFHEISEDQSIPFDESNHDGLNYLSHRTFNEVNRICKDGTALAHDEGGVPVLKIELAKLDEFHMGYLIFFFMKSCAMSAYLFGVNPFDQPGVEAYKNKMLSLLKNTELIGGK; this is encoded by the coding sequence ATGAAGACATTCTTCTTAGAAACAAGTTTATTGCAAGAATACATAAGTTCCGATGAAATGGACAGTTATCGCCAGCGTGTGGAATTAATTCACACTCACTTGCAACACAGCGAGGAGAATGAATCTGAATTGCTCGGTTGGCATCATTATCCATTGAATGATCAAGATGAGTTGCTGCAATCCATCGAGGACATTGCGACAGAGATTAAATTAAATGCGGAAGTTTTAGTCGTCATTGGCGTGGGGGGGTCATTTCTTGGGGCAAAAGCCGTCCAAGACGCGTTGTCACCTTATTTCGGTAGTAAGGAAAATGGCATTGAAGTAGTTTATGTCGGTCAGAATATGAGTGGCGCTTATATAAAGCAACTTGTTAACTATTTGGATGGGAAAAGCGTATATGTGAATGTCATCTCAAAATCGGGAAGTACGATGGAGCCGGCCCTCGCGTTTCGTGTGCTGCGCAATTATATGGAAGAACGCTACGGGTTCGATGCGAAACAGCGGATTATCGCGACGACTGATGCTTCCAAAGGCATATTAAAAGAGCTTGCTAATGAAGAAGGTTATCGAACATTTGTAATCAATAATGATATTGGTGGAAGGTATTCCATTTTGACACCTGTTGGACTCCTGCCGATTGCGGTTTCCGGGAATGATATCACGTCACTCCTTGCAGGTGCTAAAGCAGCGGCACAAGATTTACAAGAAAGTAGTTTGGATAAAAACAGCGCTTATCAATACGCCGTAATACGCCAAATACTTCACAAAAAAGGTTATGATATCGAATTGCTCGCTTCATTTGAACCAGCCTTAAAATGCTTTCATGAATGGTGGAAACAACTTTTTGGAGAAAGCGAAGGAAAAGAGAAAAAAGGGATATTTCCGGCATCTGTTACATTTTCAACAGATTTACATTCTATTGGCCAATACATTCAGGACGGTCAACGGATTCTTTTTGAAACGCTACTACACTTTCATGAAATCAGTGAGGACCAATCCATTCCGTTCGATGAATCCAATCACGATGGATTAAATTATTTATCACATCGCACATTCAATGAAGTTAATCGTATTTGCAAAGATGGGACTGCACTTGCACATGACGAAGGTGGTGTGCCTGTATTGAAAATTGAACTTGCGAAGTTAGATGAGTTTCACATGGGGTATCTTATTTTCTTTTTTATGAAGTCATGCGCCATGAGTGCTTATTTATTCGGTGTAAATCCATTTGATCAGCCAGGTGTCGAAGCGTATAAAAATAAAATGTTAAGCCTCTTGAAAAATACTGAATTGATTGGAGGGAAGTGA
- a CDS encoding MaoC family dehydratase, translated as MKVGEQDSISKVITANDIDQFAVITLDSNPIHLDNRFAEKTQFGERIAHGTLTGGLIGAVLGTKIPGPGTILLSQTLEFKNPVYINDEITASVTIKKIDVKNAKTFYHCDSICTNQNGVIVLEGKSLLIK; from the coding sequence ATGAAAGTAGGAGAGCAAGATTCAATTAGTAAAGTAATAACCGCTAACGATATAGATCAATTTGCAGTTATTACATTGGATTCAAATCCAATTCATTTAGATAATCGATTTGCTGAAAAAACCCAGTTTGGAGAAAGGATCGCTCATGGAACTTTAACGGGAGGGCTAATAGGCGCGGTTTTAGGAACAAAAATCCCTGGACCCGGCACGATATTACTTTCACAAACATTGGAATTTAAAAACCCAGTTTATATTAATGATGAGATTACTGCTTCCGTTACGATTAAAAAAATAGATGTTAAAAATGCTAAGACTTTCTATCATTGCGATTCAATCTGTACAAATCAAAATGGAGTTATTGTCTTAGAGGGAAAATCATTATTAATCAAATGA
- the rfbB gene encoding dTDP-glucose 4,6-dehydratase, producing MNLLITGGAGFIGSNFIPYILEQYEDIHVINLDKLTYAGSMNNLQEVENHPRHTFVQGEICDRELVEDLFENHQIDCVIHFAAESHVDNSIKNPAAFVETNVLGTFILLEVARKFWMDDVSSYKPGFQHAKFHQISTDEVYGTLGAEGYFTEETPYAPNSPYSASKASSDMLVRSYYHTYGMDVVTTNCSNNFGPKQHNEKLIPTIIQKALALESIPIYGDGQNVRDWLYVLDHCRAIEKVFFEGKSGETYLIGGHNEKTNVEIAETICEILDEVKPLEKNEAVSSYKSLIKFVQNRPGHDFRYAIDDRKFQVEFGEPKISDFKECLFKTIQYYIEK from the coding sequence TAGAGCAATATGAAGATATTCATGTGATCAATCTTGATAAATTAACGTATGCGGGGAGTATGAACAATCTTCAAGAAGTGGAGAATCATCCTCGTCATACGTTTGTGCAAGGAGAAATTTGTGACCGTGAACTTGTTGAGGATCTATTTGAGAATCACCAAATTGACTGCGTTATTCATTTTGCAGCCGAGTCACATGTGGATAATTCGATTAAAAATCCAGCGGCATTCGTGGAGACAAATGTGCTTGGCACGTTCATCTTACTGGAGGTTGCCCGAAAGTTTTGGATGGATGATGTCTCTAGTTATAAACCGGGATTCCAACACGCGAAATTTCACCAAATTTCAACGGATGAAGTGTACGGAACACTTGGGGCAGAAGGATATTTTACGGAAGAAACACCATATGCACCGAATAGCCCTTACTCTGCAAGTAAAGCATCTTCTGATATGCTTGTTCGGAGTTATTATCATACATATGGCATGGATGTCGTGACGACTAATTGTTCTAATAATTTTGGTCCGAAACAGCATAATGAGAAGCTAATTCCGACAATAATTCAAAAAGCATTAGCTCTCGAATCGATTCCGATATACGGGGATGGGCAAAATGTACGTGACTGGTTGTATGTGTTGGATCATTGCCGTGCGATTGAGAAAGTATTTTTTGAAGGAAAATCGGGTGAAACCTATTTAATCGGTGGTCATAATGAAAAAACGAATGTTGAAATCGCAGAAACAATTTGCGAGATTCTTGATGAGGTAAAACCATTAGAAAAAAACGAAGCGGTTTCAAGTTATAAAAGTCTTATTAAATTTGTTCAAAATCGACCAGGACATGACTTTCGTTATGCAATAGACGACCGAAAGTTCCAAGTTGAATTTGGTGAACCAAAGATTAGTGACTTTAAAGAATGTCTATTTAAGACGATACAATACTATATAGAGAAATGA